The Miscanthus floridulus cultivar M001 chromosome 6, ASM1932011v1, whole genome shotgun sequence genomic interval CACTTGAGTACTTATCTTTCCCCCCTCTTAGAGAAATCATGATTGATCCGGTGGAGATATTCCTAAAACGGAGTACTAACAGATAAGCTTGAGCCTTGTGTCAGTTTCTCCAAGTAGTCAGCTCGCCCGCTTCTGGATTCTCCTTCTCTCTTCTGTGAGAAATTTGCATGGGCAAGCTCTGATGCGATCTTAGGTCATAACATGCAAGAATTTTCTTGACTATAAATCGATAAGAGCTTTGGATATGCAAAAGACACATTCATAATACTGCTGGTTTGATCATTAGTCCAGTGTTTTTTGTTTCCTTGGTCATGCTACGTGAGTCCCCAGTTCTTAGTACAACAATTTCGCATCAGCAGGCTGTTTGAGGTGTCGACAGAATGACTGGTGATCTATCACTCCCAGGAGGCCAGGAGTACTCATGTACCACGTTGATTGGAATTGAACATGACTAGTCTGTCCCcaatgaaacatatttttgaccAAAATTCAGTTGCAGCTTTGCGCGTTGTTGATTTCAGTTATCAACCAATTCAATCATGAACACATCTCATATGGTACCATGTCTTGTATttcaggcaccatcttttcccCTTCTCTCTTCTTCCCAGAAGTCTTTCAGATGGTTTAATCTTTTATTTCTTAGTTTGAATTCTGTAATGATGTTGTTGAATCGGTTGACTAAGGAAGTTGAAGAATAGATGTTCATGGAAGTTTtgtttttgatatatatatatatatctccatCCGAAATGTTTACTATTATTTTTTGTGTGCTGAAGCTACTTTCCTTTTTGATACTGGAGGCAAGAAACCATGGTGGATGCTCTGTTGCAATTGCAAGTCATTTTTCCTCGGGAAAAAAATTGCTCTGGTTTCTTTAGCAATTCTTTTTTACGTATTATTTACTGATGCACAGTGAATTTATCATTCTAGTTGCTATGACTACATGATATCACAACAGTAACATGTCATAAATCGTCTTGACAGATCTCTGAGAACTTTGTTCCTGGAAGAATGCACAATTGCCGATGAAGGGAGTGAATGGCTCCATGAACTCGCTGTCAACAATTCTGTTCTGGTGACACTGAACTTCTACATGACAGAACTCAAAGTGGAGCCTGCTGATCTGGAGCTTCTTGCAAAGAACTGTAAATCATTGATTTCTTTGAAGATGAGTGAGTGTGATCTTTCAGATCTGATTGGTTTTCTCCAAACCTCCAAAGGATTGCAAGAATTCGCTGGAGGTGCTTTTTTTGAAGTTGGAGAGTACACCAAGTACGAAAAGGTCAAGTTCCCACCTAGGCTATGTTTCTTGGGGGGTCTTACCTTCATGGGTAAAAATGAGATGCCCGTTATCTTTCCATATTCTGCAATGCTTAAGAAACTGGACTTGCAGTACACTTTCCTCACCACTGAAGATCACTGTCAGCTTATTGCTAAATGCCCCAACCTACTGGTTCTCGAGGTAATGTTTTTGTACATCTTTAATATTACCTGTGTGTCTAAAATAAGTGACTATCTAATTTCAACTGACAAGATAGATGCTCTCGGCAGGTGAGGAATGTGATTGGGGATAGAGGACTAGAAGTTGTTGCTGATACATGCAAGAAGCTACGAAGGCTCAGAATTGAGCGGGGGGATGATGAACCCGGTCAAGAAGAGCAGGGAGGAGTATCTCAGATAGGCTTGACAGCCGTAGCTGTTGGCTGCCGTGAACTGGAGTACATAGCTGCCTATGTATCTGATATCACAAATGGGGCACTGGAATCCATTGGCACTTTCTGCAAGAATCTCTATGACTTCCGGCTTGTTCTACTTGACAAACAGAAGAAAATAGCAGATATGCCACTTGATAACGGCGTCCGTGCTCTATTGAGGAATTGCACCAAACTTCGGAGGTTTGCCTTCTACCTGAGACCGGGAGGGCTTTCAGATGTAGGCCTTGGTTACATTGGACTGTACAGTGGAAACATCCAATACATGCTGCTCGGCAACGTTGGCGAATCTGACAATGGATTGATCCAATTTGCAATGGGATGCACCAACCTGCGGAAGCTCGAGCTGAGGAGCTGCTGCTTCAGCGAGCGAGCTCTGGCAGTTGCCGTGCTCCAGATGCCGTCGCTGAGGTACATATGGGTGCAGGGGTACAGAGCCTCTGAAACGGGCCAGGACCTCATGCTCATGGCCAGGCCGTACTGGAACATTGAATTTGCGCCTCCCTGTCCCGAGAGCACTTATCGGGTGATGGCCGATGGACAGCCTTGTGTTGACACCCATGCCCAGGTTCTTGCGTATTACTCCCTTGCTGGAAGGAGGCCGGACTGTCCTCAGTGGCTGGTTACTTTGCATCCTGCGTGACTGTAAATACGTCAAGCTGTCCGAGTGTGGTTATTGTACCAGCTGCTTGTGTACCGTAATAAACTCTAGTACTGTAGTGGAGGTGTAGTGCAATAAGGTGCAGTTGTTGCTTGTACTAGTATCTAATCCTAGGAGGATGTATACTAATGCCCTGATTGCTTGggtgataagccatggctgaaagtactgttggctgatttatcgtgagagaagaatattgttcgttggctgaaaaagtacggtttataagccaagcgaaaaTGGTGTAAGTTGTTCTCTGCTTTCTTTTCCCTGGAATTGTATCTTGCTCCACTGTAAATATCAGAAATGGCCTACTAGTTTTGTTCTGTGCTAGATAAGTTGGAAtcatgcagcctgttcggttgcctggttcgtatcgttgctggtttgtgaagaaatactgctgactagtttgtgtgagagaaaattaTTGTtacagctgaaaatttacgatcgtttacgacaaaccaCAGCAACAAACAGGCTGCATGGATCTCAGGTGCATGGCATGCACAAGAGCAGATGAGCCGAAAGCGACTACGTTTTATCATTCTCAAGAATTGATAAAGAGGCAATGCATTTGGACGTGTACTAGAATGTCTGGACTCTGAAGCTCGAGTCCAGGTCCAGCACCAGGAAGACGACGGTCACTATGAAACGGTCCCTCACTTGCCACTTGGAGCCCCTACGTGAGGTAGTACGTGGTCTCGGACTCTCGGTGGGCAGCGACATGGGCCGTCGCCGAGTGGCGGGGGACCTGTCATCTGTGTGCCCACTGCCCACCCAGCCACCGCGGCACCGCGCCCAGGAAGGCGATAGCGTCGCGGTCCAGCGCAATGGCCAACTGCTTGGTGACTAGCAGTAATGGCTAGCGAACAAAAAACGTAGCCCCGCCGCTGAATCGACAACTGGGGGCGGCTTTCCTCGTCGGGAAAAGGACGTTTCTGTCAGCTTGCCCATGGATTCTGAGGTACCATTTCATGGAGAACCCGGTTGATCTGAACATGCCAAGGGCAGATACGGGGTTAGGAGCAGCTGTAATCTGTTGTTACGTCCACTTCTGTAACATTCCAACTGAAAGACGTTTTATATAGTAATTTCCACCTAGGATTCTAGATGTTACTCTATCgatccaaatcttgagagcagtTAAACAAACATGTATAGACGAGATGGAAGCATCTGGCTCTATCTGCTCCATGCAGGGAAAGCCGAATCTCAACAATCGCAACAGTTGTGTTTGGTGTAAAATCAGAGAGGAATTAGAGAGAGTTCTGAATTTCGCACAGCGCATAAAAAGGTTAAAAACATTCTATGTGCATGCCATATTCAGATCCTGTTTGGATGCCCGGTAATTAGACCAAAACACCTGTAAATTACAGGCCCTATTTTTTCTCCGACACATGCCTAAGTTTATTGTTTGGATGACCGGTGAGCCCACTTATTTTACATTCGGTTTGGCCCAAAACCAGCGTAAAAAAAATGTCATCTCCTGACTACTGCTAAGAAGAGTAAGGTGGTGTtgggatccggtgactaaaatttaggaggtgtgttgagatgatgttgcatggaatgttcggatactaataaaaaaacaaattatataatccgttagtactccacgagacgaattttttaagcctaattaatccgtcactagaatatgtttactgtagcacaatgttatcaaataatagattaattaagtttaaaaaatttatcttataaattaattacaaactatataattaatttcataattaatctatatttaatactcgtaACATTATCCAACATTCGAAACACCACCTAACTGGACCCGTTCACCCATGCATGGTGAAGCCGGAGTGCTACGTTTCACCCTTCGATTTTTGGCGCCGACATGTAGGCCCCACCACCCCCGCCCTCTCTCCCGCACGCCTCCCCACTCCCCAGACCCAGCCCTCACCAGCCGTGCATGCCGCCGCCCCACCCCTCCCAGCCGATGCCACAGCCCCGCCCCTGCACACCGCCCCCTGCCAACGCCGGCGGCCCAACCCTGCCCCGTCAAGCCgctgcccctccctctcccagccCCGTCCCCTCGCTCCTGGGTTCGGCTACCTCCGCGGCCGCTCGCCCCTGCTGCCCGAGCCCACCCACCGACCTTGCCTGTCCTCGCCCGATTTCGCCCCCTTCTTCCCCGCGCCCAGGGCAGGTACCAGCGTCTGCTAGATCTCGTCGGCGCGCAAGGCAGGCCGGGCGCTGCAATCGAGGCGGGAAGCAGTCGGCGATGCCGCGCCTAGGCGGCTTCCTCTCCTCACGCCGGCCAACATCGACGACGGCGCAGCGATCCAGCGTGGCTCTGCCCGGGTCCGGCGCCCCCCaccccttcctctcctcctccactttttttattattattttgatTTGGTTTCTCACGTTGTAGCAAAATGCGCTGGCATTCTTCTCAATAGTTTATCTGCATTGTGTTTGCTCGGGTTGATTTAGAGTTCTGAATCTGCATTATGTTTGCTCAGGTTGATAGTTGATTTCGAGTTCAACTGCATTCTCCCTTCTTTTCAACAGAAGAGAGACGGGAAAAAATATTACTTTTTTTGTGTAAAGTTGAAAGGACTTGACTATGTTTTGCTGCACATTTAGAAGCGTGCCCTTGCCCCTTGCACAAAACCATCAGATATTTGCATATATGGTAGGAATATATGAATTAAGATTTTTAATCGCGTTTCATTGCAggagtattttttttctttgcagGAGGATTTTTGGAGAATGAGGAGGCAGCGGCCTGCACCTATGATCTCGCTGCAAAATATGGGGGCACGGATGGCACCCTCAACTCACCGGTAAGTTCAGAGAACTCAGTTTGCATCGATCTGTTAATTGTCTCAGTACTATAAGTCTGTAACCTGCTACTCTATGTGATTAAATAATGCAGCTGAAATCGTAAAGCATGAGCATAAAAGATGTAGCGCATGACAAGAGAGGCATATGTACCTAGCCATTCTGCATCGCAGGAGTAGCTCATGCTTGAGAGGCGCCTCCAGCTCCGGGTATATGGGAGTGGCCAAGTAAGCACGGCTATCACTGCATCTCTGTATCTATGTACCAAACGCCTGTTCAGCAGCTGTTACCTCTACCTTGGGATGTTCAATATGTATCTCTTTGTTTGGTCTTCTACTGCATCTTGCTACTGATAATTTCAAGAGGCCGCATTTTTGTTACACTACACATAAGTTGCTGTCATGTCATTTGTAGCATTCAACATTATGATATCTGCATTTCTTGTGGCAATGTGCTCCTGATCTTCTAGAAATATAATGAGTCAGGCTATACCTTGCCCAGAGCCTCTAGAATTGCAGAAATTGATGTAAACTCGCTGAAAAATTTATGCTGCATAATTTATTATTTAGAAAAAGAATCAGCTTAGTAAGGACTATGGGAGAAGGAATCTCAACTTTGCTTGAACGATTTGCTATTCAACATATATGCAGTTGATAAAAATCCCAATTGGAAGAACAAATGTACTGTAATCATTTTGTTTTCCTGATTTATCAAATGCAACTCTAactcaagatatttgatctttttACCTGCTGAAACTCTAACTAAAACTCAACTTTAAGATAGGGTGTCGTCTTAACATCCATGATACTGGCATGCAGGAGAGAGGTTTTTTCATGTTTAGCTGAGTTTTGGTGTCGAGAGTAATTTGTTATACATCCATGACCTACATCAGTGGAGGGCTAGGGGCTTCCCTTGCTTCCAGTTTTCAGCAAGTGATGAATCAGAGGCATCTGCTGTTTTTTTAGGTTAAGCATGATATTTTAGGTGTCTAAAGTTAGGGGAATTTAAGCAGCTCTACTATCTCAGTGCTATTATATTATTGTTTTCTCCACGTCAACAAGATGAAAGACAATCTGATGTTTTTATTCCACTCATGTGCTTGGGACTTGGGAGAGATGGCTATTCAGAATGATGAAGACCGTGTAAGAAAATTATCCAATGCCATTGGAAAGCTTGGACAGCTAAATAAAAAAAATGTTGATGCTATAACAGGCCTGAGGTATGAGGTATGTCTGATTATGTATGTGATACTGAAAATAGGTGTCAACGTTTAAGAGTGAGCTAATTTCTATCTTTTTAATGTAAAAAATATAGTGGTAGTGTCCTGGCCTACATTTTCTTAGCAATAGAGGCCATGGCTGATGGTGGAGTTGCTGCTGGGCTTCCTCGAGACCTCCTTGCCGTGGGTCTTGCATCTCAAACCTTGAGCATTCATTCCATTAAGATATGCTGTGATACACTCTTTGCATATGATGTGTGATTCTTTTAAGCCAGCGTCTCCTGGTTGACGTTTGTACCTTCCTTCAAAAGATTGAGTTATGTCCTTTATATGCATTATATGTACATATCCAGTTAATGCCACTGCTGTCTGCACTTTCTCATAGACATTTTTTGTCTATTATATGTCTGTTGTTTAGGTTCTTAGTGCTGCAACCATGGTGTGACAGACAGGAAACATCCAAGGCAACTGAAAGATCAGGTCATGAGCTCGAGTAGGGTGCGTTTCGTGGAATACTGATACGGTGAAGCCGCGTGGATTCATGTGCCGTAACCCGCGAGGCCGTGACTAGACCCCACTCCACACGAGCGAGAGCCCCCACCCCAAATCTCCTCCCGCATCCTCCACTGCACCCCAGCACTCAGCCCGAGCAGgcgagcaccgccgccgccatcgtgtATTCGTGTCCCGTCCCCGGCAGCCTTCGACAATCCCTGTCCCACGCCACCTTCGCCCAGCCACATGAAGCAGTGGGTGATGCCAGAGTGGAGGCAAGGAAGCCGTCAAGCCGACATCCTCTCCTGGAGTCCCTCTCGAGCGGCCGCAATGCGCGAGCTGCATCCGCGTCAACGCACAGGTACAAGATAACAGCTAACAGGACTTATCTGGATCAAAGGGGCCCGCATTGTGGGTGCAGATTAATCCCAGCAAGGAGTGGGACTTGCTGGAGCAGAGAGATCCAAGCTGCTGGCTTGAGATCTGCAGATGGTGCCCTCTTTGATCCTTTTTCTCTCTATCATTTGCAGGTATTGCTTGCTGTAGTTCAGTAGTGCATAAATAACCCTGTGTTAGTTGAATTAAGGGGAATGATCTATTCGAGGACTTCATTGGTGCATTTTGTTTAAGAGAATGCTGATTTCTTAGGTTGCTCGTGGGATGAGATTCTGGAGATTCTTAATATCACCAATTAAATACCAAGAAAAATGCAGGATCTTTTATGGGATTTTGCAATCAAATATATAATCCGTAAAACACCAAGTTAAAGCTTGAAATCTCTCATGTGGAGATATGTGAATTAAACACCAAGTTAAAGCTTTGGGTTCTGGGGTTCTGCATTATACTATTATTACATATGCAAGGGATGGTTTGCGCCAAGTGCAAGGCGAAATGCAGTTCCACTCTTACATTAAATTCTTGTCTATAGAGATTTGAGGTGCAGCACATCTTGTGTTGTATATATGTCTTTAGCAACTTATGAGTAGATTGAGTCAGCAGGTGCCACCATCAATGTTGCCACACTCATCCATGACACATACCATGCTGTTTGTTTTGGAATCACATGGCTGCTGGATGCATAGCATATGAAAcaatttgttctttttttttattatgtTTTTTATGTATCTATATCTTGTAGCCTCAGTGTTCAAGTAATTGGATGCAGAGGGGTTTATAAGCCTCATGATAATACACATAATTTCTATTTTAGCATGGCTAGATTAACTTGTCAATCAGTCTATATAGTAAAAATACCCAAGTAGTCTATTTATCATAATAGCCCAATCAGTCTATTTAACATAGTAGTAAAAAACAGTGTATATACTTAATATGTGGGTTGAATGGGCAGAGAAAAGCATCAAACACCTTGGCAACTTATTGCAGTTGGTAGTAATCTTAGATCTTAACACGTGTGACGTGCATATGTCTGTAATCTAAACAGTTGTGAATGTAATGGTAGGTATTCCTGAATCCTGATTATTTCTTACCAAAACTGGCATAACTGGAACTAGCAATTCAATGTTCACTTGTCAAATATCATCATAGCAGAGTGGTGGTCTTTACCTTTCCATATTAATAAAAATGGCAGGGAAAGACATAATAGTTTTTACAAGGTACCTTGGTAGCAAGGATTTTCATTAGGTTCAAACAGCTAACTCTCGTTCCTAGCATTTATAGTGGTGCCCCTCAAGCAGCCCTAGACATTTCACTGAGTTATCGCTGCTAATAATCGTCGCACTTTTTTTGTTCATTCTGCTCAGTGCGATGTCTTTTCAGTTAGGTTTTGGGACTCACTACTATCTGCCTTTTTGAGTAGCCAATATAGTTGTGTATACCATCTTTGTTTAGTTAGGGGGCATATAGTGATACGTGAATAAGTCACCTTGGCTGATTTAGATGGAAACATCATACTTTTACTGGAGGTAGTTTTAAGAAGCCTTACATTGTAGTGTCTTCATCTTTCTATTTGTTTGGTCGTTATCTTCTTATTATGAGATTTAATAATAACCAGTAGACATGTGGTGAAAATACTCCCTAGGATACTTTTTTCTGTTTACTATAAGATTTGAATGtcccccagaccccgcacagagcgggagctctctgcactgggtacgcccttttttttttaCTATAAGATTTGAAAGAACAAATGTATCTTAGGTGGTTTGACCATGCTTGAACTATAGTTAAATGACCTTTTTAATGGCCAGTGCAAGAGAAAAACCACAAATAGTTACTTATTTTGACCTTTATCAGACCAACATATTTCTAAGCTTATGTGTTATTAACTGTGTTGTTACAGGGGACTGCTCATTTACTAGGTGTAGTGGTGAAAGTGTGCATTGTAAGGTTATGTAGATGATCAATGATTCCATCATCAATACTAACTGGAAACGAGTACAATATTTGCAGCTTTGTTTTCAACTGAATTTCAGTTTAGAAAAGAAATACAGCACTGGAAGATTGATAAATGCATATATCATGTGTCCTATTTGTTTGTGTGGGTTTTGTCAAGCGCATTCCTATAGATGTGATTATATTCTTAAATAAACTATATTTTGTTTGAACTATCTTATTTTGAACAAAAAATACATGGATCATGCTTTTGACAGTTACTGCATCGTCTGTGTGATCTGAGCAACAAGGATTCTATTGAGTGCCTTTGCAGGTAAATTATTGCTTTGATCAATTTTGGTGTGATAAGTTATCAAGTACTATATTTTCTTGCAACCTTAGACATTATTTTATAAGCAAAGGATTCAGCTCTAACCTTAGACATTATAAAGTTCCCAACTCTCATAAGCAAATCATTTTCTTCCCCTTTTTGTATACAGATCTCATACTAATGTTCTCAACTCTAAAGCTTCACATTTGGAGACAGGGTAAATTACTCATCCTTTCCATTCAGCTCTGATCTGCGACAAGTATTAGGTAAAATGCATAATTGCTAATTGCTATCTATTTCAAGGCTAAAAACTTAGAAGTGTGAGTTGCACAGTGCGAATTTACTTCAGTTAAAATATTAAGTGTTCATGCATAATATATCCACTACCCCCGAATTAGCATAGCTTAAAATGAAATATCTCTGAATATGTATTGTGCCATGTTGAACTTTGTGCTGTAAGAAGCATTTCATAATTTCTCTGATTACAGTTTGGATACAAACCACCATTTTAGGTTTTCTGAAATCATATCTGAAGTTTGCTTCTATCTCGTCAGCTTGTCAAGTTTACTATCCTGGTTTCTGTAGTCTATAGATGAGTTAGCTGATTTATAATATGTATTCAGTAGGCATTGATGTAGTACAATACTGCTTAAGGGGCTGATAATTTTGGATTTTTCGTACGTGTGCAGCATATTGCTTATGGACTGTTGGTTATTATTCAGAATTTTCCTGCCTTATCCTGGACAGGCAAAATGAAACCAGTTTTTTTTTGTGCAAATATATCATAGTTAGGAGTTTGTTCTTATATATGTCTTGATGGGATGATTTATTATCTATCTGATGAGATGGTTTATTAATTATCTGAAACAATTCAGCGTAGAACTATATGGATTGCTCATTGTCCGGATTCTAAATATATTGGGACAAACATGATCCAATAACCTTAAGAGGTGAGCAAAATTAGAATGCAGCATTGATTTTAGAAAACCATGGATCTCCACATTTGTCTTTCCTATGAACTCTTAACTAAGGTCTATAAATTTCATTTCTTGTGCCTAACCAAATTAAGTAACAAAAGAATAATGAAAATTATGTTACATAGTCagttaactctgatttgatctttCCCTTTGTGTGTTCCTGTGAAATCTGGCCGACCTAATTAATTTTGGTTTGTGGCTTGGTTTGAGCAGAGGAGTCGCTGAAGTGGGAGTTGGGTCGAAGGTCCACAAGCCAAATTTCAGGCAATTAGGCTATCAAGATATTTATTCAGTAAAATACCCTTGGCATCTTATTTGGTATTCAATCATAATTCATAAAACAACTAAATTATATTTATTTCAAGATTGAAGAGACATCTTTAGTGCCAGTTGAGATTTGTGATATCACTGTTCTATTGAATATTTACAATCATTTCTTCTAATCCTGTTTCTCCTTGAGCGTTGCACATGATCACCAGAGGCAAATGATGGGAAGAGGTGGCTGCTGGTGAGTAGTGTGCTTACTCAAGTGGCAGGTCGATGATGGAAGGTTGTACCGTGGCTACAACTAGGCGAGGTGTTTGACCATATATTGTTCTCATGTGGGTGAACCTAGCATTTGGCGTGTGCTATCTAGAAAAATTTCTACTATTTTTGCTATTGAAGATAAGATTATGAAGAACTCATTCTACGAACAAAGGGGCGAATTGATAGGAGTTGCCACTATTTGTAGGCATAAACACAAGTGACCAGAGAAAACCGAGACATGGTGATGTTGATTGTTTGTAACTTCATCGACCTTTGTGATTATGCTACATTTGTGGTCGTTCTTTCAAATACAAATGCGTATGGAGCTGTtatatgtggattgagatgattGCTTGGAACAATTTTTTATTGATGCATAAAATAGATCCAAGTTGACACTTTTACAAAAATCAGTTAGGGGTGCTAAGGAAGAGAGTTAAAATTATTGACCACATTATAATTTGTCGAGGACCATGATTAAACATCGCTAAGAATAAAAATCAGGATGATATATAAAGCTTTTGGTAAACACTGAAATCAGCCTCAGACTATGGCGACATGTGGCATCACGTAGATTTAATTGCTGTTGGTAAATATGGACTGCTTAAATGTTGCATATCATTGATAGAATATTatacccgtagcaacgcacgagcatCTGCTAGTCTGAAAAAAAAAATACGCTATCTATCGGGCGCATCGCGAGTCGAGCCGCTCGGTGACGAGGCCGCTAGGGCGAGGGTTTCTCCTTCGAGGGCGGCATCCATTCCCAACCACGCCGCCGCCCATAGCGCACCCCGCCGGTCCCTCCCCCTCCCCTAACTACTCCTCGACGGCTGCTCACCTCGTTGCTGGAGCCGATGGAGGCCTGAAGCGAGCGCTCGAGCCGGATCTACGACCTCGTCCGCGGCAAGGATGCGTCGTGCAGGAGACGTCGAGA includes:
- the LOC136456862 gene encoding coronatine-insensitive protein homolog 1a-like encodes the protein MGGEVAEPGRLSRALSFGCGAVPEEALHLVFGYVDDPRDREAASLVCRRWHRIDALSRKHVTVGFCYAVEPARLLARFPRLESLALKGRPRAAMYGLIPEDFGAYAAPWVAQLAAPLDCLKALHLRRMTVTDEDIAVLVRARGHMLQVLKLDKCSGFSTDALRLVARSCRSLRTLFLEECTIADEGSEWLHELAVNNSVLVTLNFYMTELKVEPADLELLAKNCKSLISLKMSECDLSDLIGFLQTSKGLQEFAGGAFFEVGEYTKYEKVKFPPRLCFLGGLTFMGKNEMPVIFPYSAMLKKLDLQYTFLTTEDHCQLIAKCPNLLVLEVRNVIGDRGLEVVADTCKKLRRLRIERGDDEPGQEEQGGVSQIGLTAVAVGCRELEYIAAYVSDITNGALESIGTFCKNLYDFRLVLLDKQKKIADMPLDNGVRALLRNCTKLRRFAFYLRPGGLSDVGLGYIGLYSGNIQYMLLGNVGESDNGLIQFAMGCTNLRKLELRSCCFSERALAVAVLQMPSLRYIWVQGYRASETGQDLMLMARPYWNIEFAPPCPESTYRVMADGQPCVDTHAQVLAYYSLAGRRPDCPQWLVTLHPA